One window of Cataglyphis hispanica isolate Lineage 1 chromosome 12, ULB_Chis1_1.0, whole genome shotgun sequence genomic DNA carries:
- the LOC126853569 gene encoding uncharacterized protein LOC126853569, whose amino-acid sequence MRPVDVTPAIADKLFLNTVYSNVKIAAPAKFKPNDPVRVSKFKTIFEKGFTPNWTTEIFRITKEDSTNTSCFVFDPDVYLIEKVLRRRGDEVYVKWLEMDETHNSWTNKAAVLR is encoded by the exons ATGAGACCCGTCGATGTGACTCCCGCAATCgccgataaactttttttaaacacgGTATACAGTAATGTAAAGATAGCCGCTCCCGCGAAATTTAAACCGAACGATCCGGTACGCGTCAGCAAATTCAAAACGATCTTCGAGAAAGGTTTCACGCCCAATTGGACCACCGAGATATTTCGAATAACCAAG GAGGATTCTACGAACACGAGTTGCTTCGTCTTCGACCCCGACGTATATCTCATAGAGAAGGTGCTGCGTCGAAGGGGCGACGAGGTTTACGTGAAATGGTTGGAGATGGATGAAACGCACAATTCCTGGACAAACAAAGCAGCCGTGttacgataa
- the LOC126853573 gene encoding histone-lysine N-methyltransferase SETMAR-like encodes MVLQMEVNKEKIRYILQFFFDKGENASQAAEIVNGVYGADTVTANYVQFWFRRFRSGIFDVKDAPRTGRPVVENVDKITEIIEVDRHVSSRSIAQELKIDHKTVLNHLRKVGFKKKLDVWVPHQLTSKNIMDRISICEALAKRNEIDPFLKRMVTGDEKWVTYDNIVRKRSWSKRDEAAQTVAKPGLTARKVLLCIWWDWKGIIYYELLPYGQTLNSDLYCQQLDRLKLAIDQKRPELANRRGVVFHQDNARPHTSVVTRQKLWELGWEVLMHPPYSPDLAPSDYHLFLALQNFLSDKKLRSREDCENRLLEFFANKNQDFYERGIMKLPLKWQQIIQQNGAYLTQIGQSETC; translated from the coding sequence ATGGTGTTACAAATGGAAGTcaacaaagagaaaattcggtacattttacagtttttctttgataaaggCGAAAATGCAAGCCAGGCGGCTGAAATTGTGAATGGTGTTTATGGTGCCGATACTGTAACAGCTAATTACGTGCAATTTTGGTTTCGTCGATTCCGTTCAGGCATTTTTGATGTTAAAGATGCACCTCGCACAGGCAGGCCCGTCGTCGAAAATGTCGATAAAATCACAGAAATAATCGAAGTTGACCGGCATGTTAGTAGTCGTAGCATCGCCCAGGAGCTAAAGATCGACCATAAAACAGTTTTAAACCATTTGCGCAAAGTTGGATTCAAAAAGAAGCTCGATGTTTGGGTGCCACACCAATTAACATCAAAAAACATTATGGATCGAATTTCCATCTGCGAAGCCTTGGCCAAACGGAATGAAATCGACCCATTTCTTAAACGTATGGTGACTGGGGATGAGAAATGGGTCACATACGACAATATTGTGCGAAAACGATCGTGGTCAAAGCGCGATGAAGCAGCTCAAACGGTGGCCAAACCAGGACTAACGGCCAGGAAAGTTCTACTGTGTATTTGGTGGGACTGGAAAGGAATCATTTATTATGAGTTGCTTCCGTATGGCCAAACACTAAATTCTGATCTCTACTGTCAACAACTGGACCGTTTGAAGCTAGCGATTGACCAGAAACGGCCAGAATTGGCCAACAGAAGAGGTGTTGTGTTCCATCAGGACAACGCCAGGCCACACACGTCTGTAGTGACTCGCCAGAAACTCTGGGAGCTTGGATGGGAAGTTTTAATGCATCCACCATATAGTCCGGACCTGGCACCAAGCGATTACCACCTTTTTCTCGCATTGCAAAACTTCCTGAGTGATAAGAAATTGAGATCAAGAGAAGATTGTGAAAATCGATTACTAGAGTTTTTCGCCAATAAAAACCAAGACTTCTATGAGAGAGGCATTATGAAGCTACCTTTAAAATGGCAACAAATTATACAACAAAACGGCGCATATTTGACCCAAATCGGACAATCCGAAACATGTTAA